The proteins below are encoded in one region of Helianthus annuus cultivar XRQ/B chromosome 2, HanXRQr2.0-SUNRISE, whole genome shotgun sequence:
- the LOC110925376 gene encoding pentatricopeptide repeat-containing protein At4g33990 gives MLRLLIGGRSLPNCKSNYFPKLIRSSRCLHTSFSPVPNYLQTSSNESGSSVRNIDVDLLFHSSTNIHIAKRVHALLIVLGKVQSLFISTRLLNLYSNLGTISLCQQTFDQIPTKDVYTWNSIISAYVRNGIPSDAVNCLYKMLTSEIKPDFYTFPPVLKACRDLNNGSRIHALILKTGLEWDVFVAASLVHMYCRFGLFDAAYQIFENMPFRDMGCWNAIISGFCQNGKGEKALEVLDEMRLEGIKMDSVTVSTILPVCAQMDDMVQGRLTHLYIVKHGLESDLFVGNAFINFYAKFGEVEHAQKFFDNLVTRDLVSWNSIIAAYEQNNNPDRALNFFYEMQMNGFKPDLLTLVSVASSIAQSRDSRTSRCVHGFILRRCWFEKDVIIGNAAVDMYAKLGDVDSARKLFDKIHLKDVVSWNTMITGYGQNGLADEAIEVYRMMVGTEYVTPNQGTWASIIPAYAHIGALKEGATTHGRVLKTGLLLDVFIGTCLIDLYGKCGKVEDTMNLFYEVPKTSSVPWNAVISCVGIHGHGETSLKLFRNMLDDGVRPDAITFISLLSACSHSGLVEQGEWCFDVMQRDYGIKPCLKHYGCFVDLLGRAGQLEKAYNFIISMPLQPDASVWGALLGACRIHGNADLGKVASDRLLEVDPDNVGYYVLLSNIYANAGKWDGVNTVRSLATSKGLKKTPGWSSIELNNKMEVFYTGNQSHPQCDQIYEELETLTAKMKILGYIPDYSFVLQDVEEDEKQHILSSHSERLAIAYGIINTPARTAIRIFKNLRVCGDCHNATKFISRITEREIIVRDSNRFHNFKDGVCSCGDYW, from the exons ATGCTCAGGCTTCTTATTGGAGGTAG ATCGCTGCCAAACTGCAAAAGTAACTACTTTCCTAAACTTATTCGCTCTAGTCGGTGCCTTCACACATCGTTTTCCCCTGTTCCAAATTATCTACAAACTTCATCAAACGAAAGTGGGAGCAGTGTTCGGAATATTGATGTTGACCTTTTATTTCACTCAAGCACAAATATCCACATCGCCAAACGCGTTCACGCATTACTTATTGTGTTGGGGAAGGTCCAAAGTTTATTCATTTCCACCCGACTTCTCAATCTTTATTCCAATCTCGGTACCATCTCTTTATGTCAACAAACTTTTGATCAAATCCCAACAAAAGATGTTTACACATGGAACTCTATTATATCCGCATACGTCCGCAACGGTATTCCTAGTGATGCCGTAAATTGTTTATACAAAATGTTGACGTCCGAAATAAAGCCCGATTTTTATACTTTCCCACCTGTTTTAAAAGCGTGTCGGGATTTAAACAATGGGAGTAGAATACACGCGTTGATTTTAAAAACGGGCTTGGAATGGGATGTCTTTGTGGCTGCTTCGTTAGTGCATATGTACTGTCGGTTTGGTTTGTTCGATGCCGCTTACCAAATTTTCGAAAACATGCCGTTTCGAGACATGGGTTGCTGGAACGCGATAATCTCGGGGTTTTGTCAGAACGGAAAAGGCGAAAAGGCGTTGGAGGTATTGGATGAGATGAGACTCGAAGGGATTAAAATGGATTCTGTAACGGTATCTACTATTCTTCCGGTTTGTGCGCAGATGGATGATATGGTGCAAGGTAGATTGACGCATTTGTACATTGTGAAACATGGGTTGGAGTCCGATTTGTTTGTCGGCAATGCGTTTATTAACTTTTATGCGAAGTTTGGTGAAGTGGAGCATGCGCAGAAGTTTTTTGATAATTTGGTGACGAGAGATTTGGTATCGTGGAATTCGATAATTGCTGCTTATGAGCAGAATAATAATCCGGATCGCGCGCTTAACTTTTTTTACGAGATGCAAATGAATGGATTCAAGCCTGATTTGTTGACGCTCGTAAGTGTTGCTTCGAGTATTGCTCAGTCTCGGGATTCTCGAACTAGTAGATGTGTACATGGTTTCATACTACGGAGATGTTGGTTTGAAAAGGATGTGATAATCGGGAACGCGGCGGTTGACATGTATGCAAAACTCGGAGATGTTGACTCAGCACGGAAATTGTTCGATAAGATCCATCTTAAAGATGTGGTTTCGTGGAACACGATGATTACAGGCTACGGTCAAAACGGGCTTGCGGATGAAGCCATTGAAGTGTACCGCATGATGGTAGGAACCGAATACGTCACACCTAACCAAGGAACGTGGGCCAGCATTATACCAGCTTATGCGCATATCGGAGCGTTAAAAGAAGGGGCGACAACCCATGGGCGGGTTCTGAAAACGGGCCTGCTTTTGGATGTCTTCATAGGAACATGTTTAATCGATCTTTACGGAAAATGCGGGAAAGTGGAAGACACGATGAACCTGTTTTATGAAGTACCGAAAACGAGTTCGGTCCCATGGAATGCTGTGATATCATGTGTTGGCATACATGGACACGGAGAAACGTCTTTGAAGCTGTTTAGAAACATGCTCGATGACGGTGTTCGGCCCGACGCTATAACTTTCATTTCCTTATTATCGGCATGTAGCCATTCGGGTTTAGTCGAGCAGGGTGAGTGGTGCTTCGACGTCATGCAACGTGACTACGGGATCAAACCGTGCTTAAAGCACTATGGATGCTTTGTTGATTTGTTGGGTCGGGCCGGACAATTAGAAAAGGCGTATAATTTTATAATAAGTATGCCTTTACAGCCCGATGCTTCGGTTTGGGGTGCTCTTTTGGGTGCGTGTCGGATTCACGGAAATGCTGATTTGGGTAAGGTGGCTTCAGATAGATTATTAGAAGTTGATCCGGATAACGTCGGATATTACGTCTTATTGTCAAACATATACGCAAATGCCGGCAAATGGGATGGTGTGAATACGGTGAGATCATTGGCTACGAGTAAGGGATTAAAGAAAACTCCGGGATGGAGCTCGATTGAGTTAAACAATAAAATGGAGGTTTTTTACACCGGGAACCAATCACATCCCCAGTGCGATCAAATATACGAAGAGTTGGAAACGTTAACGGCAAAAATGAAGATTCTTGGGTATATTCCGGATTATAGTTTTGTGTTGCAGGATGTTGAGGAGGATGAAAAGCAGCATATTCTTAGTAGTCATAGTGAGAGATTGGCAATCGCGTATGGGATTATTAATACTCCTGCGCGAACGGCTATTAGAATATTTAAGAATTTGCGCGTATGTGGGGATTGTCATAACGCTACTAAGTTTATATCTAGAATCACTGAGAGGGAAATCATTGTGAGGGATTCTAATCGGTTTCATAACTTTAAAGATGGAGTATGTTCTTGTGGTGATTATTGGTGA